The following are encoded in a window of Halorarum salinum genomic DNA:
- a CDS encoding winged helix-turn-helix domain-containing protein, giving the protein MGDKNWDPATVFDLFGDAVVRRILVVASDAPVSANELVDRLDVSPPTVYRRINELLEHEFLAERRRIDGDGNQYRVFETTLRRIEFRVEDGGYDVDIGMRRDITDRFEAFWSDLERARPHGNRGSTDRVDAGEGRDETHPS; this is encoded by the coding sequence ATGGGAGACAAGAACTGGGACCCCGCCACGGTGTTCGACCTGTTCGGGGACGCGGTCGTCCGCCGCATCCTCGTCGTCGCGAGCGACGCGCCGGTCTCCGCCAACGAACTCGTCGACCGACTGGACGTCTCGCCGCCGACCGTCTACCGGCGGATCAACGAACTGCTCGAACACGAGTTCCTCGCCGAACGCCGCCGGATCGACGGGGACGGGAACCAGTACCGGGTGTTCGAGACGACGCTCCGACGGATCGAGTTCCGCGTGGAGGACGGCGGCTACGACGTCGACATCGGGATGCGCCGGGACATCACCGACCGGTTCGAGGCGTTCTGGTCCGATCTCGAACGTGCGCGACCGCACGGAAACCGCGGCTCCACGGATCGAGTCGACGCCGGGGAGGGGCGCGACGAGACGCACCCGTCATGA
- a CDS encoding DUF7521 family protein has protein sequence MNELAHLGTYLVANLLQFTVGVAITGLSYLAYRSSGRKASFRNSTLGFLLITVGGVLAPVYQLWIKGDYSISGLELLELQILEGSLITVGLGLLLLSIYSYNADPLRAPTDLDSDVYDLGDEDGR, from the coding sequence ATGAACGAACTCGCGCATCTGGGCACGTACCTCGTCGCGAACCTCCTCCAGTTCACCGTCGGCGTCGCAATCACGGGGTTGAGCTACCTCGCGTACCGGTCCAGCGGCCGGAAGGCGTCGTTCCGGAACTCGACGCTCGGCTTCCTGCTGATAACGGTCGGGGGCGTCCTCGCTCCGGTGTACCAGCTCTGGATCAAGGGGGACTACTCGATCAGCGGACTCGAACTCCTCGAGCTACAGATCCTCGAGGGGTCGTTGATCACCGTCGGACTCGGCCTGCTCCTCCTGTCGATCTACAGCTACAACGCGGACCCGCTGCGCGCCCCGACCGACCTGGACTCCGACGTCTACGACCTCGGCGACGAGGACGGTCGCTGA
- a CDS encoding DUF2797 domain-containing protein: MQVVGYGTPAGALLVSDRAGGGEPGAVAGSGADGRDEPGAVAARGSDAGSVDRVALDPGTELSWSLGDRHCAGTVHDGGHVACPNGDAPYCRDHRSTWVCARCTGTCLKDEMDCFDDHAVYLAAFAPDVVKVGVTKEWRLETRLREQGADRAAHLRTVENGRIAREIESGLAEEIPDRVRVPTKIEGLGGTVDEATWEATLAEFDPIETFSFDYGLDLAGRPVPETLATGTVVGTKGRVLVLENGGSTYAVDMRDLVGYELEEGGSGRDLQSSLGAFG; encoded by the coding sequence GCGCTGCTGGTGAGCGACCGCGCCGGGGGCGGCGAACCCGGCGCGGTCGCCGGATCCGGCGCGGACGGTCGCGACGAACCGGGCGCCGTCGCGGCCCGGGGGAGCGACGCCGGATCGGTCGACCGCGTGGCGCTGGACCCCGGGACCGAACTCTCGTGGTCGCTCGGCGACCGCCACTGCGCGGGGACCGTCCACGACGGCGGTCACGTCGCCTGTCCGAACGGGGACGCGCCCTACTGCCGCGACCATCGGTCGACGTGGGTGTGTGCCCGCTGTACGGGCACGTGCCTCAAGGACGAGATGGACTGTTTCGACGACCACGCCGTGTACCTCGCGGCGTTCGCCCCCGACGTCGTCAAGGTGGGTGTGACGAAGGAGTGGCGCCTCGAGACCCGCCTGCGGGAGCAGGGCGCCGACCGCGCCGCCCACCTCCGGACCGTCGAGAACGGTCGGATCGCCCGGGAGATCGAGTCGGGGCTGGCGGAGGAGATCCCCGACCGCGTGCGGGTCCCGACGAAGATCGAGGGGTTGGGCGGGACCGTCGACGAGGCGACGTGGGAGGCGACGCTCGCGGAGTTCGATCCGATCGAGACGTTCTCGTTCGACTACGGGCTCGACCTCGCCGGGCGCCCGGTGCCCGAGACGCTCGCGACCGGGACCGTGGTCGGGACGAAGGGCCGGGTGCTGGTGCTGGAGAACGGCGGCAGCACCTACGCGGTGGACATGCGGGACCTGGTCGGCTACGAACTGGAGGAGGGCGGCTCCGGACGCGACCTCCAGTCGAGCCTCGGCGCGTTCGGGTGA
- a CDS encoding FAD-dependent oxidoreductase, with protein MSDPFVVVGGDAAGLSGASKCARESDREVVVFERGRWVSYAHCGTPYYVKGEVESLLDLTSLSPAEIEGRGIDLRREHEVTGVDVDAGTVTVRSPDGTVEQPYGDLLIGTGARAVDPFGGADLDGAFTLHHLDSAAAMRAFLRDPGTVDPASVGDGFVDEALVGRYAERDPPERAVIVGGGYVGVELAEAFSAWDLDVHLFQRGDRLLHPFGEAVGEAVADELRKEGVTLHLDTPVAELRGDGDGRLEAVVCEGEERETELAVVGVGVEPNGELAAGAGVALGDSGAVAVDEYGETSVPNVYAAGDCAEDRHAVTDEPAWVPLGLTANRAGRAIGATVAGDPTPVGRIAGTAVVKAFDRECGRAGILDHGDAREAGFDPVSETITAGSRSGYYPGNAETTVTLCADRGSGRLLGGSVVGTDRAAVRIDTVATALEAGMTVGEVERLDLAYAPPFSPVWDPVLVAAKVLNGTLAEA; from the coding sequence ATGTCCGACCCGTTCGTCGTCGTCGGCGGTGACGCGGCCGGCCTCAGCGGGGCGAGCAAGTGCGCCCGCGAGTCCGACCGCGAGGTCGTCGTGTTCGAGCGCGGGCGCTGGGTCTCCTACGCTCACTGCGGGACCCCGTACTACGTGAAGGGCGAGGTCGAGAGCCTCCTCGACCTGACGTCGCTGTCCCCCGCCGAGATCGAGGGGCGCGGCATCGACCTGCGCCGCGAACACGAGGTGACGGGCGTCGACGTCGACGCCGGGACAGTCACGGTCCGATCGCCGGACGGGACGGTGGAGCAACCGTACGGCGACCTCCTGATCGGGACGGGCGCGCGGGCGGTCGACCCCTTCGGCGGCGCCGACCTGGACGGGGCGTTCACCCTCCACCACCTCGACTCCGCGGCGGCGATGCGCGCGTTCCTCCGGGACCCGGGAACCGTGGACCCGGCGTCCGTCGGTGACGGCTTCGTCGACGAGGCGCTGGTGGGCCGCTACGCCGAGCGCGACCCGCCCGAGCGGGCCGTGATCGTCGGCGGGGGCTACGTCGGCGTTGAACTCGCGGAGGCGTTCTCGGCGTGGGACCTCGACGTCCACCTGTTCCAGCGTGGAGACCGGCTGCTCCACCCGTTCGGGGAGGCGGTCGGGGAAGCCGTCGCGGACGAACTCCGAAAGGAGGGCGTCACGCTTCACCTCGACACGCCCGTCGCGGAACTCCGCGGGGACGGCGACGGGAGGCTGGAGGCGGTCGTCTGCGAGGGCGAGGAACGCGAGACTGAACTCGCCGTGGTAGGCGTCGGCGTCGAACCGAACGGCGAACTCGCCGCGGGCGCGGGCGTCGCGCTCGGCGACTCGGGCGCGGTCGCCGTCGACGAGTACGGGGAGACCTCCGTCCCGAACGTGTACGCCGCGGGCGACTGCGCCGAGGACCGCCACGCCGTCACCGACGAACCGGCGTGGGTGCCCCTCGGGCTGACGGCGAACCGCGCCGGCCGGGCCATCGGCGCCACGGTCGCGGGCGACCCGACGCCGGTCGGACGGATCGCCGGCACCGCGGTCGTGAAGGCGTTCGACCGGGAGTGCGGCCGGGCCGGCATCCTCGACCACGGCGACGCCCGCGAGGCGGGGTTCGACCCGGTGAGCGAGACGATCACGGCGGGGTCGCGCTCGGGCTACTACCCGGGGAACGCGGAGACGACGGTGACGCTGTGTGCCGACCGGGGGTCGGGGCGCCTGCTCGGCGGGAGCGTCGTCGGCACCGACAGGGCGGCGGTGCGGATCGACACCGTCGCGACGGCGCTGGAGGCGGGGATGACCGTCGGGGAGGTCGAGCGGCTGGATCTGGCGTACGCGCCGCCGTTCTCGCCCGTCTGGGACCCGGTGCTCGTCGCCGCGAAGGTGCTGAACGGGACGCTGGCGGAGGCGTAG
- a CDS encoding DNA mismatch repair protein has protein sequence MRLEDYWGVGPKTAETLRAALGEERAIAAIESADVAALADAGVSRGRATRVLRRANGEAAMDLFGTSDARDVYDRLLSLAAGFAVTEHAADRIRVLTPLSNVGERRERLDDVLAARDAWRDLDEGEREAVLAAFREFDEAGGTDPAAVETALALREAGLRGDTFAALDGVDEAALREAGEALAAFSAEPTGSAGDDGGDGSIAPGADDELDRLRERRDAARDLSDSALDVIETVRGRGVRDADAFRSSVVEYVADETGLTRGRVESAAPSDAVDSADFVSGTLRGLVRDLEADVGEREAAVREELEAAVAEAGGDVDAAVSAVGDVAFRLSLARFAEAYDLTRPDLGGEDGGPGGVAVRNARNLLLEGDVQPVTYAVGDHDLEADAPSGDRVAVLTGANSGGKTTLLETLCQVTVLASMGLPAPAEAAEVGSFDTVVFHRRHASFNAGVLESTLKSIVPPLSGEGRTLMLVDEFEAITEPGRAADLLNGLVELTVDRGALGAYVTHLADDLSPLPDAARIDGIFAEGLTNDLALRVDYQPHFGTVGKSTPEFIVSRLVANASDRSEKAGFQKLASSVGEEAVQRTLSDVEWTG, from the coding sequence ATGCGACTCGAGGACTACTGGGGCGTCGGGCCGAAGACCGCGGAGACGCTCCGGGCGGCCCTCGGCGAGGAGCGGGCCATCGCGGCCATCGAGTCGGCGGACGTCGCGGCGCTGGCGGACGCGGGGGTGTCCCGCGGGCGGGCGACGCGCGTGCTTCGCCGGGCGAACGGCGAGGCGGCCATGGACCTGTTCGGCACCTCGGACGCCCGGGACGTGTACGACCGCCTGCTCTCGCTGGCCGCCGGGTTCGCGGTCACCGAGCACGCCGCGGATCGAATCAGGGTGTTGACGCCGCTCTCGAACGTGGGGGAGCGACGCGAACGGCTCGATGACGTGCTGGCGGCCCGCGACGCGTGGCGCGACCTCGACGAGGGGGAGCGCGAGGCGGTCCTCGCCGCCTTCCGCGAGTTCGACGAGGCCGGCGGCACCGACCCGGCGGCCGTCGAGACGGCGCTGGCGCTCCGGGAGGCCGGCCTCCGCGGGGACACCTTCGCCGCACTCGACGGCGTCGACGAGGCCGCGCTCCGGGAGGCGGGCGAGGCGCTCGCGGCGTTCTCGGCCGAACCAACCGGATCGGCGGGGGACGACGGCGGGGACGGGTCGATCGCCCCGGGCGCGGACGACGAACTCGACCGGCTCCGCGAGCGCCGCGACGCCGCACGCGACCTGTCGGATTCGGCGCTCGACGTCATCGAGACGGTGCGGGGGCGCGGGGTCCGGGACGCCGACGCGTTCCGCTCCTCGGTCGTGGAGTACGTCGCCGACGAGACGGGCCTGACCCGCGGGCGGGTCGAGTCGGCGGCCCCGTCGGACGCCGTCGACTCGGCGGACTTCGTGAGCGGGACGCTCCGGGGGCTCGTCCGGGACCTGGAGGCCGACGTCGGGGAGCGGGAGGCGGCGGTCCGCGAGGAACTGGAGGCGGCGGTCGCGGAGGCTGGCGGGGACGTCGACGCGGCGGTGTCGGCCGTAGGCGACGTCGCGTTCCGCCTCTCGCTCGCACGCTTCGCCGAGGCGTACGACCTGACCCGCCCCGACCTCGGCGGCGAGGACGGCGGACCGGGTGGCGTCGCGGTGCGGAACGCGCGGAACCTCCTCCTCGAGGGCGACGTCCAGCCGGTGACCTACGCGGTCGGGGACCACGACCTCGAGGCCGACGCGCCGAGCGGCGACCGGGTGGCGGTGCTCACCGGGGCGAACTCGGGCGGGAAGACGACGCTGCTGGAGACGCTGTGTCAGGTGACCGTGCTCGCCTCGATGGGACTGCCCGCGCCCGCGGAGGCGGCCGAGGTCGGCTCGTTCGACACGGTCGTGTTCCACCGCCGACACGCGTCGTTCAACGCGGGCGTGCTGGAGTCGACGCTGAAGTCCATCGTCCCGCCGCTGTCGGGCGAGGGCCGCACGCTGATGCTCGTCGACGAGTTCGAGGCCATCACCGAACCGGGGCGGGCCGCGGACCTGCTGAACGGCCTCGTCGAACTGACGGTGGATCGGGGCGCGCTCGGCGCGTACGTCACCCACCTCGCGGACGACCTCAGCCCCCTGCCCGACGCCGCCCGGATCGACGGCATCTTCGCCGAGGGGCTGACGAACGACCTCGCGCTCCGGGTCGACTACCAGCCGCACTTCGGCACGGTCGGCAAGTCCACGCCGGAGTTCATCGTCTCGCGGCTGGTGGCGAACGCCTCGGACCGCTCCGAGAAGGCGGGGTTCCAGAAGCTCGCGTCGTCGGTCGGCGAGGAGGCTGTCCAGCGAACGCTCTCGGACGTGGAGTGGACGGGATGA